One Janthinobacterium sp. TB1-E2 genomic region harbors:
- a CDS encoding chromate transporter — MPAPSTLPPDLPRPQPASLADLFFSFTWLALQGFGGVLAVIQREMVERKRWLTQEEFLEDWAVAQIMPGPNVVNLSLMVGGRYFGLKGALTALAGMLAAPLVIVLVLGVLYTRFGDNPQMAGALRGMAAVSAGMIAATGVKLATALAKHPLPLWLTLSITVLGVLMVAILRWPLLYILLGLGGIGCLLTYRKLSP, encoded by the coding sequence ATGCCCGCACCTTCCACGCTTCCGCCCGACCTGCCCCGTCCGCAACCAGCTTCGCTTGCCGACCTGTTCTTCTCGTTCACCTGGCTGGCCCTGCAGGGCTTTGGCGGCGTGCTGGCCGTGATCCAGCGCGAGATGGTCGAGCGCAAGCGCTGGCTGACGCAGGAGGAATTCCTCGAAGACTGGGCCGTGGCGCAAATCATGCCCGGGCCGAATGTCGTCAACCTGTCCCTGATGGTGGGCGGGCGCTATTTCGGCTTGAAAGGCGCGCTGACGGCGCTGGCCGGCATGCTGGCCGCGCCTCTCGTCATCGTGCTCGTGCTGGGCGTGCTGTACACGCGCTTTGGCGACAATCCGCAGATGGCGGGCGCCTTGCGCGGCATGGCGGCCGTCTCGGCCGGCATGATCGCCGCCACGGGCGTGAAACTGGCGACCGCGCTGGCCAAGCATCCGCTGCCCCTGTGGCTCACCTTGTCCATCACCGTGCTCGGTGTGCTGATGGTGGCGATCTTGCGCTGGCCCCTGCTGTACATCCTGCTGGGCCTGGGCGGCATCGGCTGCCTGCTCACCTATCGAAAGCTGTCCCCATGA
- a CDS encoding chromate transporter: protein MNPPLQLVLSTGDWLNLFGHYLMLSLMSIGGAISTTSEMHRFLVEQHGWLTQAQFNESIAIAQAAPGPNVLFVALMGWNVGMNAGSYTAAYLGVFITMVGIMLPSTTLTYVAAQWGYRNRDLRPVRAFKQGMAPIVVALLISTGMILGGANHDIRTDWPLWSLSIVTGLIIWRTKIHLLWLLAAGAVLGWFQLV from the coding sequence ATGAATCCGCCTTTGCAACTGGTGTTGAGCACAGGCGACTGGCTGAACCTGTTCGGCCACTACCTGATGCTGTCGCTGATGTCGATCGGCGGCGCCATTTCCACCACCTCCGAAATGCACCGCTTCCTTGTCGAACAGCATGGCTGGCTGACCCAGGCGCAATTCAACGAGTCGATCGCCATCGCCCAGGCCGCGCCCGGGCCAAACGTGCTGTTCGTCGCCCTGATGGGCTGGAACGTGGGCATGAACGCGGGCAGCTACACGGCCGCCTACCTGGGCGTGTTCATCACCATGGTGGGCATCATGCTGCCCAGCACGACCCTCACCTACGTGGCGGCCCAATGGGGCTACCGCAACCGCGACCTGCGCCCCGTGCGCGCCTTCAAGCAAGGCATGGCGCCCATCGTCGTCGCCCTGCTGATTTCCACGGGCATGATTTTGGGCGGCGCCAACCATGACATCCGCACGGACTGGCCCTTGTGGAGCCTATCCATCGTGACCGGCCTCATCATCTGGCGCACGAAGATCCATTTGCTGTGGCTGCTGGCGGCCGGCGCCGTGCTGGGCTGGTTCCAGCTCGTCTGA
- the urtE gene encoding urea ABC transporter ATP-binding subunit UrtE produces the protein MLEVEQLNQYYGSSHTLRGINLSARKGECLALLGRNGVGKTTLLKCLMGVLPVAQGKVVFQGRDITKLTPHARAKLGIAYVPQGRDIFARLTVEENLLMGMAVKRGKQASCIDSHVYELFPVLKEMLQRRGGDLSGGQQQQLAIARALLAEPQLIIFDEPTEGIQPSVIKDIGRVISLLKQRGDMAIVLCEQYFDFARELADEFIVLSRGSVVASGKAEQMDGEDVKRHLAV, from the coding sequence ATGCTGGAAGTTGAGCAATTGAATCAATACTATGGCTCCTCGCACACCTTGCGCGGCATCAATCTGTCGGCGCGCAAGGGCGAATGCCTGGCCTTGCTGGGGCGCAATGGCGTGGGCAAGACGACCTTGCTCAAATGCCTGATGGGCGTGCTGCCCGTGGCGCAGGGCAAGGTGGTCTTCCAGGGGCGCGACATCACGAAGCTGACGCCGCATGCGCGGGCAAAGCTGGGCATCGCTTACGTGCCGCAGGGGCGCGACATCTTTGCGCGCCTGACGGTCGAGGAAAACTTGCTGATGGGCATGGCGGTGAAGCGCGGAAAACAAGCGTCGTGCATCGATTCCCATGTGTATGAGCTGTTTCCAGTGCTCAAAGAGATGCTGCAGCGGCGCGGCGGAGATTTATCTGGCGGGCAACAGCAGCAACTGGCCATCGCCCGCGCCCTGCTGGCCGAGCCGCAGCTGATCATCTTCGACGAGCCGACGGAAGGCATCCAGCCCTCCGTCATCAAGGATATCGGCAGGGTCATTTCCTTGCTGAAGCAGCGTGGCGACATGGCCATCGTGCTGTGCGAACAGTATTTCGATTTTGCCCGCGAGCTGGCCGATGAATTCATCGTCCTGTCGCGCGGCAGTGTCGTCGCCAGCGGCAAGGCGGAACAGATGGATGGCGAGGACGTGAAGCGGCACCTGGCCGTGTAA
- the urtD gene encoding urea ABC transporter ATP-binding protein UrtD — protein MSIRMLPGMASAETGASYSRVKGEGVDTTHGAILYLEDISVSFDGFKAINKLSLDISVGELRCIIGPNGAGKTTMMDVITGKTRPTSGTAWFGQTMNLATMTEAQIAHAGIGRKFQRPTVFEQHTVFDNLELAMKMDKRVAPTLFARLSSEQAGKIEAILRLIRLNGQEARPAGLLSHGQKQWLEIGMLLMQEPQLILLDEPVAGMSDAETARTAELLNELRGKHSIMVVEHDMGFVTDIAQQGIVTVLHEGAVLAQGRMDEVQADERVIEVYLGR, from the coding sequence ATGAGTATCCGCATGTTGCCCGGCATGGCCAGCGCGGAAACGGGCGCCAGTTATTCGCGCGTGAAAGGCGAGGGCGTCGATACGACGCATGGCGCCATTTTGTATCTGGAAGACATCAGCGTGTCGTTCGACGGCTTCAAGGCCATCAATAAGCTCAGTCTCGACATTTCCGTGGGCGAATTGCGCTGCATCATCGGCCCTAACGGCGCGGGCAAGACGACGATGATGGATGTGATCACCGGCAAGACGCGGCCCACGTCCGGCACGGCCTGGTTTGGCCAGACCATGAATCTGGCGACGATGACGGAAGCGCAGATTGCCCACGCGGGTATCGGTCGCAAGTTCCAGCGCCCCACCGTGTTCGAGCAGCACACGGTGTTCGACAACCTGGAACTGGCGATGAAGATGGACAAGCGCGTGGCGCCCACCCTGTTTGCGCGTTTAAGCTCGGAGCAGGCAGGCAAGATCGAAGCGATTTTGCGCTTGATTCGCCTCAACGGCCAGGAAGCGCGGCCAGCCGGCTTGCTGTCGCACGGGCAAAAGCAGTGGCTGGAAATTGGCATGCTGCTGATGCAGGAGCCGCAGCTGATTCTATTGGACGAACCGGTGGCCGGCATGTCCGATGCCGAAACGGCGCGCACGGCGGAATTGCTCAATGAATTGCGCGGCAAGCATTCGATCATGGTGGTCGAGCACGACATGGGTTTTGTGACTGACATTGCCCAGCAAGGCATCGTCACCGTGCTGCATGAGGGTGCCGTGCTGGCGCAGGGGCGCATGGACGAAGTGCAGGCGGACGAGCGCGTCATCGAAGTCTATCTGGGAAGGTGA
- the urtC gene encoding urea ABC transporter permease subunit UrtC, whose amino-acid sequence MTTSYQSKQGLFTRPVWLAIAACTLLAALLPIFNLAFAEGHALHVSAYTVALVGKFMCYALAALALDLVWGYTGILSLGHGVFFALGAYAHGMYLMRAIGDQGQYQSSLPDFMVFLDWKTYPWYWAFTEHFWYCMALVVLVPGVLAFVFGYFAFRSRIKGVYFSIITQAMTYAFMLLFFRNDTGFGGNNGFTDFKTILGHDITAPATRAVLFLLTLAFLLAALVGARAIVRSKLGRVLQGVRDSEARLMFLGYNPLWFKLFVWTLSAVLCGIAGALYVPQVGIINPSEMSPANSIEMVVWVAVGGRGTLIGPILGAFTVNGLKSWFTAALPELWLFALGLLFIVVTLFMQQGMLGVLNKLKRKKTAVVAEEAA is encoded by the coding sequence ATGACTACCTCCTATCAATCCAAGCAGGGCCTGTTCACGCGGCCCGTCTGGCTGGCGATTGCCGCATGCACGCTGCTGGCGGCGCTATTGCCGATTTTTAACCTGGCGTTTGCCGAAGGTCATGCCTTGCACGTGTCCGCCTATACGGTGGCGCTGGTGGGCAAGTTCATGTGTTATGCGCTGGCCGCGCTGGCGCTGGACCTCGTCTGGGGCTACACGGGCATCTTGTCGCTGGGGCACGGCGTGTTCTTTGCCCTGGGCGCGTATGCGCACGGCATGTATCTGATGCGCGCGATTGGCGACCAGGGCCAGTACCAGAGCAGCTTGCCCGACTTCATGGTCTTTCTCGACTGGAAAACCTACCCGTGGTACTGGGCCTTCACGGAACATTTCTGGTACTGCATGGCCCTCGTCGTGCTGGTGCCGGGCGTGCTGGCCTTTGTGTTTGGCTACTTTGCCTTTCGTTCGCGCATCAAGGGTGTGTATTTTTCCATCATCACGCAGGCAATGACGTATGCCTTCATGCTCTTGTTCTTCCGTAATGACACCGGCTTTGGCGGCAACAACGGTTTCACGGATTTCAAGACCATCCTTGGCCATGACATCACGGCGCCCGCTACCCGTGCCGTGCTGTTCCTGCTGACCCTGGCCTTCCTGCTGGCCGCGCTGGTGGGCGCGCGCGCCATCGTCCGCTCGAAACTGGGCAGGGTGCTGCAAGGCGTGCGCGACAGCGAGGCGCGCTTGATGTTCCTTGGCTACAACCCGCTGTGGTTCAAGCTGTTCGTCTGGACCTTGTCGGCGGTGCTGTGCGGCATCGCTGGCGCTCTGTACGTGCCGCAAGTGGGCATCATCAATCCGTCCGAAATGTCACCGGCGAACTCCATCGAAATGGTCGTGTGGGTGGCCGTCGGCGGACGCGGTACTTTGATCGGTCCCATCCTGGGCGCCTTCACCGTCAACGGCTTGAAAAGCTGGTTCACGGCCGCCTTGCCGGAACTGTGGCTGTTCGCGCTGGGCTTGCTGTTCATCGTCGTCACCCTGTTCATGCAGCAAGGCATGCTCGGCGTGTTGAACAAGCTCAAACGCAAGAAAACGGCCGTCGTGGCAGAGGAGGCCGCATGA
- the urtB gene encoding urea ABC transporter permease subunit UrtB, whose product MRLLRRILLLLCLLPLSAQAAIPPDLLKPLSGDDPDARVAAVAQIAALATPEAARVLQALQDDALYATPDGKVYIVDGEQAYDPALGKSVPLPDGIDGVMVNNRLRSAVAGALSGLKLLAPERSTRLAAAQALQQSVDPAQLPLIHKALAQESDAEIQQILQVLIASANLHAPDAATRKQAVQALAGSSDARLLPVLQAMLEKGGEPDEAVQLAAIETMGQIKGRVARMEFAGNVFYGISLGSVLLLAALGLAITFGLMGIINMAHGELLMIGAYTTYLCQLFFRTYLPGLQDAYLLAALPAAFLVAGLVGVALERTVIRWLYGRPLETLLATWGISLILMQTVRTIFGAQNVEVANPAWMSGGVTVLGGLVLPYNRLAIIVFAVLVVVAVWLILNKTRLGLFVRAVTQNRRMADCVGVATGKVDMLTFGLGSGIAGLGGVALSQLGNVGPDLGQSYIVDSFMVVVLGGVGQLAGTVIAALGLGEVNKFLEPVAGAVLAKIAILVFIIIFIQRRPQGLFAMKGRSVE is encoded by the coding sequence ATGCGTCTGCTACGTCGTATTTTGTTATTACTTTGCCTGTTGCCGCTGTCTGCGCAGGCCGCCATTCCCCCCGACCTGCTCAAACCGCTATCCGGCGACGACCCCGACGCCAGAGTCGCTGCCGTCGCCCAGATCGCCGCCCTGGCCACACCCGAGGCCGCCCGTGTGCTGCAAGCCTTGCAGGACGACGCTTTATACGCAACACCCGACGGCAAGGTGTATATCGTCGACGGCGAGCAGGCGTATGACCCTGCACTCGGCAAGAGCGTGCCGCTGCCGGACGGCATCGATGGCGTGATGGTCAACAACCGCTTGCGCTCGGCCGTGGCGGGCGCCTTGTCCGGGTTGAAACTGCTGGCGCCCGAGCGCTCTACGCGCCTGGCCGCCGCGCAGGCATTGCAGCAATCCGTGGATCCGGCGCAGCTGCCCCTGATCCACAAGGCGCTGGCGCAAGAGAGCGATGCCGAGATCCAGCAGATATTGCAAGTGCTGATCGCCAGCGCCAACCTGCATGCGCCAGACGCCGCCACGCGCAAGCAGGCCGTGCAGGCGCTGGCCGGCAGCAGCGATGCGCGCCTGCTACCCGTGCTGCAAGCCATGCTCGAGAAGGGAGGCGAGCCCGACGAAGCCGTGCAGCTGGCCGCCATCGAGACCATGGGCCAGATCAAGGGCCGGGTGGCGCGCATGGAATTCGCCGGCAACGTGTTCTATGGCATTTCACTGGGCAGCGTGCTGCTGTTAGCCGCCTTGGGGCTGGCCATCACGTTCGGCTTGATGGGCATCATCAACATGGCGCATGGCGAACTGCTGATGATAGGCGCATACACGACCTATTTATGCCAGCTGTTCTTCCGCACCTATCTGCCTGGTCTGCAGGATGCCTACCTGCTGGCCGCCTTGCCGGCGGCCTTTCTCGTCGCGGGACTGGTGGGCGTGGCGCTCGAGCGCACGGTGATCCGCTGGCTGTACGGGCGGCCGCTGGAAACCCTGCTGGCCACCTGGGGTATCAGCCTCATCCTCATGCAGACGGTGCGCACGATCTTCGGCGCGCAAAACGTGGAAGTGGCCAATCCCGCCTGGATGTCGGGCGGCGTGACGGTGCTGGGCGGCCTAGTGCTGCCGTACAACCGCCTGGCCATCATCGTCTTCGCCGTCCTTGTCGTGGTGGCAGTGTGGCTGATCCTCAACAAGACACGGCTGGGCCTATTCGTGCGGGCCGTCACGCAAAACCGCCGCATGGCCGATTGCGTGGGCGTGGCCACGGGCAAGGTCGACATGCTGACCTTCGGCCTCGGTTCCGGCATCGCCGGGCTCGGTGGCGTGGCCCTGTCGCAGCTGGGCAATGTGGGGCCGGACCTGGGCCAAAGCTACATCGTCGATTCCTTCATGGTGGTGGTGCTGGGCGGCGTAGGGCAACTTGCCGGCACCGTCATCGCCGCGCTGGGCCTGGGCGAAGTGAACAAATTCCTCGAACCGGTGGCGGGCGCCGTGCTGGCGAAAATCGCCATTTTGGTATTCATCATCATTTTCATCCAGCGCCGGCCGCAGGGCCTGTTTGCCATGAAGGGACGCAGCGTCGAATGA
- the urtA gene encoding urea ABC transporter substrate-binding protein, which yields MSRRIILKAAAAGALALATSTYMQAALAADTIKVGILHSLSGTMAISETSLKDVALMTIAEINAKGGVLGKKLEAVVVDPASNWPLFAEKARQLVAQDKVAVVFGCWTSVSRKSVLPVFKELNSLLFYPVQYEGEELEKNVFYTGAAPNQQAIPAVEYLMSKDGGGAKRFVLLGTDYVYPRTTNKILRAFLKSKGVKDSDISEVYTPFGHADYQTIVANIKKFSTGGKTAVISTINGDSNVPFYKELGNAGLKATDVPVVAFSVGEEELRGIDTKPLLGHLAAWNYFESVKNPVNTAFIKQWKAYAVAQKLPNAGSVVTNDPMEATYVGIHMWAQAVEKAKSTDTDKVIAAMAGQSVKAPSGFTLTMDATNHHLHKPVMIGEIKADGQFNVVWKTKEPIRAQPWSPFIKGNEGKQKL from the coding sequence ATGTCACGACGCATCATCCTGAAAGCGGCCGCCGCCGGCGCACTGGCCCTTGCCACCTCCACTTACATGCAGGCAGCCCTGGCCGCCGATACGATCAAGGTAGGCATTTTGCACTCGCTGTCGGGCACCATGGCCATTTCCGAAACGTCGCTGAAAGACGTAGCCTTGATGACGATCGCCGAGATCAATGCCAAAGGTGGCGTGTTGGGCAAGAAGCTGGAAGCCGTCGTCGTCGACCCGGCGTCGAACTGGCCTTTGTTCGCGGAAAAAGCGCGCCAGCTGGTGGCGCAGGACAAGGTCGCCGTCGTGTTTGGCTGCTGGACGTCCGTGTCGCGCAAGTCGGTTTTACCCGTGTTCAAGGAACTCAACAGCCTGCTGTTTTACCCGGTGCAATACGAGGGCGAGGAACTGGAAAAGAATGTGTTTTACACGGGCGCCGCGCCGAACCAGCAGGCGATCCCCGCCGTCGAATACCTGATGAGCAAGGATGGCGGCGGCGCCAAGCGCTTCGTGCTGCTGGGCACGGATTACGTGTATCCGCGCACCACCAACAAGATCCTGCGTGCCTTCCTGAAAAGCAAGGGCGTCAAAGATAGCGATATCAGCGAGGTCTACACGCCGTTCGGCCACGCCGACTATCAAACCATCGTCGCCAACATCAAGAAGTTTTCCACGGGCGGCAAGACAGCCGTTATATCCACCATCAATGGCGATTCGAACGTGCCGTTCTACAAGGAGCTGGGCAATGCGGGCTTGAAAGCCACGGACGTGCCCGTCGTCGCGTTTTCCGTGGGCGAGGAAGAGCTGCGCGGCATCGATACCAAGCCCTTGCTCGGTCACTTGGCGGCGTGGAATTATTTTGAATCCGTCAAGAACCCCGTGAATACGGCCTTCATCAAGCAGTGGAAGGCTTACGCTGTGGCACAAAAACTGCCGAACGCGGGTTCGGTCGTGACGAACGACCCGATGGAAGCGACCTATGTCGGCATCCACATGTGGGCGCAAGCCGTGGAAAAAGCCAAGTCGACGGACACGGACAAGGTGATCGCCGCCATGGCCGGCCAAAGCGTCAAGGCGCCATCGGGCTTCACCCTGACCATGGATGCCACGAACCACCACCTGCACAAGCCCGTGATGATCGGCGAGATCAAGGCCGATGGGCAATTCAATGTCGTGTGGAAAACCAAGGAACCGATCCGCGCCCAGCCTTGGAGCCCGTTTATCAAGGGGAATGAGGGTAAGCAGAAGTTATGA
- a CDS encoding DUF4349 domain-containing protein: MKKVYVGLIGLMLLAGCGGKGESGGQSSAARLDGKEKGSEFLAYEHNVSVDTHEAQVRPLYEKVLAACKADTENGCLLLDSSLDSGRYVHARISMRAKPAGIKKLVALVAAEGDVTSQGTKVEDLGRPVLDSKKRLEMLKQYQAQLQDLEKRSGANVDALIKVTKELATVQVELEQATAADALLMQRIDTDLLNVAISAEGKQSFWTPVKRSLGNFTDNLSEGVANAITAMAYILPWLIAFVLLFPLGRKGWRRLRGVPRKD; the protein is encoded by the coding sequence ATGAAAAAAGTGTATGTAGGCCTGATCGGCCTGATGTTGCTGGCCGGTTGCGGCGGCAAGGGCGAGAGCGGCGGGCAGTCGAGCGCCGCGCGTCTCGATGGCAAGGAAAAGGGCAGCGAGTTTCTTGCCTATGAACATAATGTCAGCGTCGATACGCACGAGGCGCAAGTGCGGCCCCTGTATGAAAAAGTGCTTGCCGCCTGCAAGGCCGATACGGAAAACGGCTGCCTGTTGCTCGATTCCAGCCTCGACAGTGGGCGCTATGTGCATGCGCGCATCAGCATGCGCGCCAAGCCGGCCGGCATCAAGAAGCTTGTCGCGCTGGTCGCGGCCGAAGGCGACGTCACCAGCCAGGGCACCAAGGTGGAAGACCTGGGCCGTCCCGTGCTCGACAGCAAGAAACGCCTGGAGATGCTCAAGCAATACCAGGCGCAATTGCAAGACCTGGAAAAGCGCTCGGGCGCAAATGTCGATGCCCTCATCAAGGTGACCAAGGAACTGGCCACTGTGCAAGTGGAGCTGGAGCAGGCGACGGCGGCCGACGCGCTGTTGATGCAGCGCATCGATACGGACTTGCTGAACGTGGCCATCAGCGCGGAAGGCAAGCAATCGTTCTGGACGCCCGTCAAGCGCTCGCTGGGCAATTTCACGGACAACCTGTCGGAAGGCGTGGCCAACGCCATCACGGCCATGGCCTACATCCTGCCGTGGCTGATCGCTTTCGTGCTGCTGTTCCCGCTGGGACGCAAGGGTTGGCGCCGCTTGAGAGGCGTACCGCGCAAGGATTGA
- a CDS encoding transglutaminase family protein, with amino-acid sequence MSTDFSPDFSIYLASSTYIDSDHPAVRAKAAALAAGAVGDAAIAARCFAFVRDEVAHSWDYQRNPVTCRASDVLQHGTGYCYAKSHLLAALLRANGIPAGLCYQRLAVGQVGPPFCLHGLNAVYLQEFGWYRIDARGNKPGVDAAFVPPREQLAFPVLAPEERDLPEIWAEPLPQVVASLTQYATVHDVAAHLPDITLLPL; translated from the coding sequence ATGTCTACCGACTTTTCCCCCGACTTTTCCATATATCTAGCCAGCAGCACCTACATCGACAGCGACCATCCGGCCGTGCGCGCCAAGGCGGCCGCACTGGCGGCCGGTGCCGTGGGCGACGCGGCCATCGCGGCCCGCTGCTTTGCCTTCGTGCGCGACGAGGTGGCCCACAGCTGGGATTACCAGCGTAATCCCGTCACTTGCCGCGCTTCCGACGTCTTGCAGCATGGAACGGGATACTGTTATGCGAAGAGCCATCTGCTGGCCGCGCTGCTGCGCGCCAACGGCATTCCTGCCGGCCTGTGCTACCAGCGCCTGGCTGTCGGCCAAGTGGGGCCGCCGTTTTGCCTGCATGGCTTGAATGCCGTGTATCTGCAGGAGTTTGGCTGGTACCGCATCGATGCGCGCGGCAACAAACCCGGCGTCGATGCCGCCTTTGTGCCGCCACGCGAGCAGCTGGCCTTTCCCGTGCTGGCGCCAGAGGAGCGCGACTTGCCGGAAATCTGGGCGGAACCGCTGCCGCAGGTGGTGGCGTCGCTGACGCAATACGCCACCGTGCACGACGTGGCGGCGCACCTGCCCGATATCACATTGCTGCCGCTGTAA
- a CDS encoding DUF2760 domain-containing protein translates to MSTSSSHPSFWRRVPLAFGAFFSTLSDAAYAARVEKLSLPEAAPVAPAAPAPAPVPTPAAAPVILKEATPDAALQLLALLQREARLIDFTQENLGSHADADIGAAARLVHEGCAKVMREYFTIDAVRQEAEGSRIVLQEGFDSAQVRLTGNVVGSAPFTGTLSHRGWRASSVRLPKLSAQHDAAILAPAEVEL, encoded by the coding sequence ATGAGCACTTCATCGTCCCACCCATCGTTCTGGCGCCGTGTCCCGCTGGCTTTCGGCGCTTTCTTCAGCACCCTGTCGGACGCAGCCTATGCGGCCCGCGTGGAAAAGCTGTCCCTGCCCGAGGCTGCTCCCGTCGCGCCAGCGGCCCCGGCGCCAGCCCCCGTGCCGACACCGGCCGCCGCCCCCGTCATCTTGAAAGAAGCCACGCCGGACGCCGCCTTGCAATTGCTGGCCCTGCTGCAACGCGAAGCGCGCCTGATCGACTTCACCCAGGAAAACCTGGGCAGCCATGCGGACGCAGACATCGGCGCGGCCGCCCGCCTCGTGCATGAAGGCTGCGCCAAGGTCATGCGCGAATACTTCACCATCGACGCCGTGCGCCAGGAAGCAGAGGGCAGCCGCATCGTCCTGCAGGAAGGTTTTGATTCTGCCCAGGTGCGCCTGACGGGCAACGTGGTCGGCTCGGCGCCATTCACGGGTACCTTGAGCCACCGCGGCTGGCGCGCGTCCAGCGTGCGCCTGCCGAAACTGAGCGCGCAGCACGACGCCGCCATCCTCGCACCGGCCGAGGTGGAACTGTGA
- a CDS encoding Hsp70 family protein — MNDTRNATPNTARYAIGIDLGTTHSALSYVNLVESDGEQSSHGVLKVPQLSAPGTVEELPLLPSFVYLPHADEVAAGDLALPWVTEEAEAPFVVGEMARSRGATTPIRLVSSAKSWLCHPGVDRRAAILPNDAPAEVARISPITAATRYLTHLRQAWDNAHPQAPFAEQEITVTIPASFDPAARELTMEAAQAAGYTSLTLLEEPQAALYSWIQTSEGRWRKEVKPGDIILVVDVGGGTSDFSLIAVLERDGVLEPHRVAVGEHILLGGDNMDLALAHLVARKLAANGTQLDAWQMRALTYGCRSAKESLLADSGLDVAPIVVPSRGSKLIGGSIRTELTRAEVSTFILDGFFPQVEASSRPAVRTRAGLTQLGLPYAQDAAITRHLAAFLGRQVAATAELEGFAGRQSAEASFLHPTAVLFNGGVFKSDLLVQRIMATVNDWLYMEGAEPARMLAGADLDLAVARGAAYYSYVRRGHGVRIRGGTASSFYVAIESAMPAIPGMEPPIQALCVAPFGMEEGSELELPGQQFGLVVGEPVHFRFFASSTRRNDQIGDLLDFWGPDELQELSEIQATLSAEGRSAGDVVQVKLHARVTEAGTLELLAVSPDGAERWKVEFDVRGTPQQ; from the coding sequence GTGAACGACACAAGGAACGCCACCCCGAACACCGCGCGCTACGCCATCGGCATCGACCTGGGCACCACCCACAGCGCCCTGTCGTATGTGAACCTGGTCGAGAGCGACGGCGAGCAATCGAGCCACGGCGTGCTGAAAGTGCCGCAACTGTCGGCGCCGGGCACGGTCGAAGAATTGCCGCTGCTGCCATCGTTCGTCTACCTGCCGCACGCCGATGAAGTGGCGGCCGGCGACCTGGCCCTGCCCTGGGTCACCGAAGAAGCCGAAGCGCCGTTCGTCGTCGGCGAAATGGCCCGCAGCCGCGGCGCCACCACGCCGATCCGTCTGGTGTCGAGCGCGAAAAGCTGGCTGTGCCACCCGGGCGTGGACCGCCGCGCGGCCATCCTGCCGAACGACGCGCCGGCGGAAGTGGCGCGCATCTCGCCGATCACGGCCGCCACGCGCTACCTGACGCACTTGCGCCAGGCCTGGGACAACGCCCACCCGCAAGCGCCGTTCGCCGAGCAGGAAATCACCGTCACGATTCCCGCCTCGTTCGACCCGGCCGCGCGCGAGCTGACGATGGAAGCGGCGCAGGCGGCCGGCTACACCTCGCTCACTCTGCTGGAAGAGCCGCAAGCGGCCCTGTACAGCTGGATCCAGACGAGCGAAGGCCGCTGGCGCAAGGAAGTCAAGCCGGGCGACATCATCCTGGTCGTCGACGTGGGCGGCGGCACCAGCGACTTTTCGCTGATCGCCGTGCTCGAGCGCGACGGCGTACTGGAACCGCACCGCGTGGCCGTCGGTGAACACATCCTGCTCGGTGGCGACAATATGGACCTGGCCCTGGCCCACCTGGTGGCCCGCAAGCTGGCCGCCAACGGCACCCAGCTCGACGCCTGGCAAATGCGCGCACTCACGTATGGCTGCCGCAGCGCCAAGGAAAGTCTGCTGGCCGACAGCGGCCTCGATGTGGCACCGATCGTCGTGCCGAGCCGCGGCTCAAAACTGATCGGCGGCTCCATCCGCACGGAACTGACGCGCGCCGAAGTGTCCACCTTCATCCTCGACGGCTTCTTCCCGCAGGTGGAAGCATCGAGCCGCCCCGCCGTGCGCACGCGCGCCGGCCTGACGCAACTGGGCTTGCCGTATGCGCAGGACGCGGCCATCACGCGCCACCTGGCCGCCTTCCTGGGCCGGCAAGTGGCGGCGACTGCCGAACTGGAAGGCTTTGCGGGCCGCCAGTCGGCGGAAGCCAGCTTTTTGCACCCGACGGCCGTGCTGTTCAACGGCGGCGTCTTCAAGTCCGACTTGCTGGTCCAGCGCATCATGGCGACCGTCAACGACTGGCTGTACATGGAAGGCGCGGAACCGGCGCGCATGCTGGCCGGGGCCGACCTGGACCTGGCCGTCGCGCGCGGCGCCGCCTACTACAGCTACGTGCGGCGCGGCCATGGCGTGCGCATCCGCGGCGGCACGGCCAGTTCCTTCTATGTGGCAATCGAGTCGGCCATGCCGGCCATCCCCGGCATGGAACCGCCGATCCAGGCCCTGTGCGTGGCGCCGTTCGGCATGGAAGAAGGCAGCGAACTGGAACTGCCAGGCCAGCAATTTGGCCTCGTCGTGGGCGAACCCGTGCACTTCCGCTTCTTTGCCTCGTCCACGCGCCGCAATGACCAGATCGGCGACTTGCTCGATTTCTGGGGCCCCGATGAATTGCAGGAACTGAGCGAAATCCAGGCGACGTTATCCGCCGAAGGCCGGTCGGCCGGCGACGTGGTGCAGGTCAAATTGCATGCGCGCGTGACGGAAGCGGGCACCTTGGAGCTGCTGGCCGTTTCCCCTGACGGCGCCGAGCGCTGGAAAGTGGAATTCGACGTGCGCGGCACGCCGCAGCAATAA